The nucleotide sequence GGTGGGCGGCGCGAGCATGATGACCGCGCGCTGGTGGCCCTGGTACGACTTCGCCCTGCACTCCCGCGTCCCGGCCCGCGCCTTCCGTCCCGTGCCGTCGGTCGACGGCGGACTGCTCACGGTGCACCGCAGACCGCGACCGCTCGTCGACGACCGCAAGCGGTACCAGGACTTCGTGGGGCGGGTCTTCACGGGGCGGGGGCGCGGACTGCCCGACATCCTCACCAGGACCGGGCAGTTCGACCGCAGGGACCTCGCCGGCTGGCTGCGGGCCAACCAGGTGTCACAGCGGACACTGCCGAAGGACCTGACGGCGGGGCAGTGGGCGTCGCTGTGGGGCCTCGGGGCCGGGCCGCACCCGCGGTAATTCCGTGTCCCGGCGGGCACGGCGCTGCGATCATGGGGCGTCCCGCCCAGCCAGATCATGGGGCGGGCCCCGCCCAGCCGTAGGAAGGAACCGCCCGCCATGCCTGTGCCCGCCGACCCGACGGTGCTCCATCCCATGCCCGGCCAGCCACGGGTGGTGCTGCTCCGGCCGCTGATCACGTCACCGCTGATCGACGTCGGGGAGTACTCGTACTACGACGACCCGGACGACGCGACCGCCTTCGAGACGCGCAATGTGCTGTACCACTACGGCCCGGAGAAGCTGGTCATCGGGAAGTTCTGCGCGCTGGGGACGGGCGTGCGGTTCATCATGAACGGCGCCAACCACCGTATGGACGGCCCGTCGACCTTCCCCTTCCCGACGGTGGGCGGCTCGTGGTCCGACCACTTCGACCTGCTGACCGGCCTGCCGAGCCGCGGCGACACCGTCGTCGGCAACGACGTCTGGTTCGGGTACGGCTCGACGGTGCTGCCGGGCGTACGGATCGGCCACGGCGCGATCATCGGCGCGGGCTCGGTGGTCACGTCGGACGTGCCGGACTACGGGATCGTCGGCGGCAACCCGGCCCGGCTCATCCGCACCCGCTACAGCGCGGAGGACGTGGCCCGGCTGCTGGCAGTGGCATGGTGGGACTGGTCGCCGGAGCACATCACCGAGCACGTACGGACGATCATGTCCGGCAGCATCGCCGAGCTGGAATCCGCCGCACCGGGAGCCTCGTAACATGCCGCATCTCGCGCACAACGCCGGCGACACGCACGATGCCGGCGATACGCGCGATGCCCGCCTCGCGCACCAGGCGCGCCTCGCGCACCAGTCCCGACTCGCCGCCTACGGTGCCGTCTCCACCGCTCTGGCCCTGATCAGCGACCGCGCGCTGCGGGAGCTGCTGGAGGCGGCCGAGCCGCTCGGTACGGGGATCGGCGGGAAGTCGGCGCTGCTGGAGGTGGCGGGCAGTCCTGTCTTCGTGAAGCGGGTGCCGCTGACCGACCTGGAGCGACAGCCGGAGAACGTGCACTCCACGGCGAACCTGTTCGACCTGCAGCCCTTCTGCCAGTACAACATCGCCGGGCCGAGCTTCGGGACTTGGCGAGAACTCGCCGCGCATACGATGACCACGAACTGGGTGCTCGCCGGCGCATACGAGGGCTTCCCCTTGATGTACCACTGGCGGGTGCTGCCGGACTCGGCTCCCCTGCCGGACGAACTGGCCGACGTCGAAGCGTCCGTCGCCTACTGGGGCGGCGGATCGGCCGTACGGAACCAGATCGAAGCCCGCCGGGGTTCCTCGGCGAGCGTGGCGCTGTTCCTGGAATACATCCCGCGGAACCTGCACCAGTGGCTGGGGCAGCAGGTGGAGGCGGGCGACGCGGCGGTGGACGCGGCGTGCGCGATGGTGGAGGCGGAGCTGGAGGCCGGGACGGCCTTCATGAACGACAACGGGCTGCTGCACATGGACGTCCACTTCGAGAACATCCTCACGGACGGCAGCCGGCTGTACTTCACGGACTACGGCCTGGCGACGTCGCCGCGCTTCGACCTGTCCCCCGCCGAGGTCGACTTCATCGACGAGCACCCGTCGTACGACCGCGTGTACGCGCTCTCGTACTTGGCGAACTGGCTGGTCACGGGGTTGAAGGGGCTGGGAGGGAGAGAACGGCAGGAGCTGCTGGGGGCGTACGCGCAAGGCAAGCACCCCACAGGAGTCCCGGCGGCCGCGGCGTCGATTTTGACGCGGTACGCGCCACTCGCCGTGGTGGTGACGGAATTCTTCCGCGAGCTGCGGGACGAGAGCAGACAGACGCCGTACCCGGCGGAGGAGATCCGCCGCCGGAGCCCGTAGTTCGTAGTTCGTAGTTCGTCGGGAGTGGCTTGCACCAGGTAAGACGGAGGCGGGCCCGCAAAGTCATCGCGGGTCTGGCGCGGGGTGACGGTCAGCGGTGGCCCAGCACGTTGATGACGCGTCCGCCGGGATCGCGAACGAAGAACCGCCGCACGCCCCATTCCTCGTCCTGCAACGGGTGGATGATCTCCGCCCCGCTCTCCAGCACGACCGCGTAGGCGGCATCCACATCGTCCACCTCGACGCTCAGGTCGGGGTTGACGGGCGCGGTCTTGTCGCGGGTCATGAAGCTGATCTGCGCGGCCGGGGTCGAGGGAGAGGCGAGCGTCATGATCCACCCGTGGTTCATGACCTCCTCGAAGCCGAGCAGCCCGTAGAACTCCCGGTTCTTCTCCGGGGTCTCAGACTCCGACTCGGCCGGGAGGTTGGGCACGACACGGCGTACGGCCATCAGCGTCGTTCCTGAAGCCCGGCGTACGCGACGAAGTCGGCCCAGGCGGCGGGAGCGAGCATGAGCACGGGGCCGGCGGGCCGCTTGGAGTCGCGGACGGGGACGACACCGGGAAGGTTGGGGGCGACCTCGACGCAGTCGCCGCCGTTATTGCTGCTGTAGCTGGACTTGAGCCACACCACGTCCGGCAGGCTGCTCGCGCTGATCATGGTCTCAGTTCCTTCAAGGCGTTGGCGATCATGTGGATCGACCGGTCGGTCGAAAGGGCATCGGCCGTGAGCAAATCATAGGTGCGCGTCGCGGCCCTGACGTGCTCAATTTCAGCGAAGATCTGCCCCTGCAAAAAGCCGTCTACGTAGACGACATCCGGCCCCTCGTCCATCGCAAGAGCAGAGAACGGTCCGCCAACCCCCGCATGCCCTCCGACATCGAACGGAACAATCTGCACGACGTTGCTGGGCGTCTGAGCGGCGGTCAGAAGACGTTCTAGTTGACCACGCATCGTGTCAACGCTCCCGATGCGGCGGCGAAGCACATTCTCATCGAGCACCATCCACAGCTCCGGAGGCTCCTCACGCTCCAAGATGCGCTGCCGTTCGAGCCGGGCTGTGACCAGCTCCTCAACCCTGTCCCGGTTGATCCGGCCCTCGGATAGCACCGCGCGTGCATAGTCCTCTGTCTGCAACAACCCGGGCACGACCTGCACTTGGAACGACCGGATCTGCGAGGCGGCTTCCTCAAGCTCAACGAACGGCCGGAACCACTTCGGGTAGGCGTACTTCATCACCAGCGGCCACAGCCGCCGGAAGTGGTCACCCGTCCCGAACAGCTCGTCGGCCAGCACCGACAGTTCTTTCGTCGGTAGCCGCTTCGCGGCTTCGATCTTGTTGAGCAGTGAGGGCGCCATCAACGCCGCTTTCGCCAGCGCCCGTTGCGACATGCCCGCAGCCTCGCGACGCCGTCGTAAATCCGTGGCGTAGAACGCCAGCACGGAATCGGACGGGTCCAGATCGTCTGCGTACGCCACGTCGCACCCTCTTTCATTGAAACGTCCGAATGTCAACGCTTCCCCCCTGTTGAGCGTACTCACAGAAGCCGACGCTTGAGGCACAGACAGTGATGAAAGCGATGACGGAAGGCACAGCTCTCATGTGCGACCAGGACGTCGACCAGCAGCACCCGCCCGACCTGAGGGAACTTCAGGCCACCGTCCAGGGCTGGGGCTTCTGGCGATTGGCGCCCGACCCCGTCACCACGGAACTCCTGGAACGCGTACTCGACGGATTGAGGCGATGGTCGGAATGACACAGAGCAAGGCACGACGCTTCCTGTCGCGCCTGACGGCGGAGTTCGGCACGAACGGGATGCTCATCGTGCAGAAGTCGGCGGACGGACTGAACGGCGGGGACGACGGCTACGAAGCCGAAGGGGCCGACCTCGTCCCCGGGTCCGCACTGCGCTGGCCCAAGTGCGAGTGCGGCCACTCGCTGTGCCCCGACAGCGGGTCAGGACGCATGATCCCGAACCTCCGCGACCGCCGAGATTAGCCGCCCGCAGGGCCGCCCCTGAGGTTTGAGTGTCGCGGCTCCGGTCCGGGCGTCAAGGGCGCTCCTTCGTCGCGTCGGCTTCGCCGATTGCGCTTCGCTTCACCCTTGACCCCCGCCCCTCCACCGCAAGTGCTTCTTTGAGGGGGGGCGGCCGGGGGGCTCCACGGACCAGACCGGCCGTCGTGACGGGTGCTTGGCCGACTGGCAGGTGCCACGCACCAGTTGCATGGGGGGACTCGGGCCAGCTCGGCGTCCACCCCCACCGGGTAGCGGCTGAGACTCATGCCCCGCTGGTCACCCTCGGTGGGACACGTGTGACTGGAGGGACGGGGGATGGTTCGTGGGGCGACCATCGGGCATCTCTTGCGTCCCGTGTTGCGTTAGGCGCGCCTCAGGGCACATCAGGCCGACACGGAGGGGCGATCCTGGGTGGGTGCCTGGGCAGGGGAAGAGACGACGGCGGCTAACGGCCGAGAGAGCCGCCTGGCGCAACCGACCACCTACCGCCTGAGGCGTTTCACGACGCACCCCGCCTAGATGATCCGGGGCTACGCCTGGTGCGAGGCAACCTGAGCGGTGACTCGCTGGATCGCCTTGACGGCAAGCTCGGGCTGGTCGACGTAGATGTAGTGCTCGCTGTTCTTGGCAACGCTCAGGTGGCTGCGGCTGGAGACGCCCAGCCACTTGTGCTGCCCCTTGGTCCAGCCGTCTTCCATCGCCTGGCCGTACTCGGGAACGGCTGCGAGGTACTGCTTGCCGTGCTTGATCACCTCGACCGGGATGTGCCCCGCGGAGCGGACCTTGCCATCCGGTACCACCAGCTTCTCCGGGTTGTCGCCCTTGAGGATCGCCAGGGTCTGGTCGCGCAGTTCGGGTGCCATGCCGGTGGCGGACGCCGGGACCTCGTTGATGAGATCGGCGCTCTGGGTCGGTGAGGTGGCGTCCATCAGGACCAGGCCCTTGACCCTGTCGCGGTGATCGGGGGCGTACCTGGCGGCGAACAGCCCGCCCAGCGAGTGTCCGGCCAGCACCACCGGAGCGTCACCGGCGACCCGGTCGAGTACGCCGGTCAGGATCTTTCCGCTGTCCTTGATGGACTGGGGTCCGTCGGGCTGGTCGCTGGCACCGGCGCCGAGCCGGTCATAGGAGCAGACCCGGTTCTTCTCGCTCAGGGTCTGCTGGATGCCGGCCATGGTCTCCAGCGAGTCCCCGCCGCCGTGCAGAAGAACGACGACGGGCTGGTGCCGCACCGGGCGGCCCGCGCAGGAGACGTTCACGGACTTGCCGTCGACCTTGATCTTCTTGGTGCCGGTGAACACGTCCCCGCCGTGCGCCCTGCCCTGGGCACCGGCCACGGCGACCGTGTCCGCCGCCGCAGTCGCTACGCTCCCGACACCGACAAGCCCGGCACCGGCCACGGTGCAGCACAGTGCGATGACAGCGGATGCCTTGCCGTTGCGGCTCATCGTGAAAACCCTTCGTTCAGAACCCGCGGCCGGAGCGCCGCGGCATGTGTTGAACGCTATGGATCTGACGGCGCACATTCGTCACCACGCAGTGGACACCTGCACGTAGCTCGCAGGGGGGACAAGCCGAGTTCCACACCCGCTCACGGTGACCAGCGGGGCATGAGTCTCACCCGATACCCGGCTTGGGTGGACGCTTGGCCGGGCCGAGTCCCCCCATGCAACTGCCGCGTGGCACCCGCAGTCGGCCAAGCACCCGTCACGACGGCCGGTCTGGTCCGTGGAGCCCCCCGGCCGCCCCCCCCCAGCCTTCCTTTGCGGTGGAGGTTCGGGCGTCAAGGGTGGGCGCAGCCCATCGCGAAGCGACGCGACGCAGGAGCGCCCTTGACGGCCGGACCGCAACCGCGACACTCAACAGAAAGGGGCGGCCCCCGGTTCACCTAACTTCCGGGCCCGCACAGCCCCCGGCTCATGCACCCCGCGCCCTCAGCCCTGCACCGTCGGGCGCACCACGACCTCGCTCACGTCGATGCCCGCCCAGGCCGCCATCACCACCCTGATGGAAGCCTGCACGGCCGCCGGCGCGATCCGTACCGACATCGGCCCCACCGACCTGGGTGCCGCACTCGAAGGCATCGCCCTCACCTCGGCGAGCCCCGAGCGGCGTCCGCAGGCCGAACGCCTGCCCGATCTCACCCTGGACGGCCTGACACCCCGCCCAGACCCGGAGGCCAGCTCCTCGGCAGGCTGCCGCGTCGCCCCGTCAACCCCCGGCCCCCGCCCCACAACCGCCCAAATCGACCCTCCCCACCTGTCGAGGGCTTGTGCAGACCGCTACCCACAGCTGACGCACCCGCCCTGGACAAGGCAGACTGTCGAAGGCGAAACCAGCAGTGCAGGGCAGGGGGAGCTATGGACCGGGACATCGGGCCGCGTGTACCGGAGCAGTGGGCTCCGGCGGTAGTTGACCAGGAAGGCGAGTTGCGCTTCAGCGTGCTCGGGCCCGTGCGGGCCTGGCGCGGTGGTGAAGTGCTGCCTTCGGGGTCGCCGCAGCAGCGCGCCCTGTTGGCCGCCCTGCTCCTGCGCGACGGACGTACCGCCACCTCCGGCGAGTTGATCGACGCGCTGTGGGGCGACGAGCCGCCGTCGCAGGCGCTCGCCGCCGTTCGTACGTACGCGTCCCGGCTCCGCAAGATCCTGTCCGCAGGAGTGCTCGTCAGCGAGTCCGGCGGGTACGCGATGCGCACCAGCCCCGAAGCCCTCGACCTGAACGTGGCGCAGGAGTTGGCGTCCGACGCCGAGAAGGCGCGGTCAGCGGGCGACCGTTCCACCGCGCGTGAGCTGATCAGCAAGTCCCTCGGGCTCTGGGACGGCGAACCCCTCGCCTCCGTACCGGGCCCGTACGCCGAGGCGCAGCGCGCCCGCCTCGAAGAGTGGCGGCTCCAGCTCACCGAGGCGCTGCTGGACCTGGATCTGGAGCTGGGCTCGCACGCCGAGGCGATCTCCCAACTGACCGCCCTCACCGCGGCGCAGCCGCTGCGGGAGCGGCTGCGCGAGCTGCTGATGCTCGCCCTCTACCGCAGCGGGCGGCAGGCCGAGGCGCTTGCCGTGTACGCGGACACGCGCCGGCTGCTCGCCGACGAGCTGGGCGTCGATCCGCGCCCCGAACTGTCCCAGTTGCAGCAGCGCATCCTCCAGGCCGACGCCGAGCTGGCCCGGCCCGTCGAGGAGCCCGTACCGATCCAGGCCGTCATGAGGCCCGCGCAACTCCCGGCGACCGTGCCGGACTTCACCGGACGCGCCGCCTTCGTACGGGATCTGGGACGGCGGCTGACCGCCGCCGAGGGGTCCGTCATGGCGGTGTCCGCGCTCGCCGGCATCGGCGGTGTCGGCAAGACGACGCTCGCCGTGCACATCGCGCACGAGGCGCGACCGCACTTCCCCGACGGGCAGTTGTACGTCGACCTCATGGGCGCGGGCGCCCGCGCGGCGGAGCCGGAGACGGTCCTGGGCGCCTTCCTGCGCGCGCTCGGCACCCCGGACACGGCCATCCCCGACACCCTCGACGAGCGTTCCGCGCTCTACCGCTCCACCCTCGACGGCCGGCGCATCCTCGTCCTGCTGGACAACGCGCGGGACGCGGCGCAGATCCGTCCGCTGCTGCCCGGCACCACCGGGTGCGCGGCGCTCGTCACCAGCCGGGTCCGGATGGTCGACCTGGCGGGGGCGCATCTGGTCGACCTGGACGTGATGTCGCCCGAAGAAGCGCTCCAGTTGTTCATCCGCATAGTCGGTGAGGAGCGGGTGAGTTCGGAGCGCAAGGCCGCGCTGGACGTGGTCGCCGCGTGCGGGTTCCTGCCGCTGGCGATCCGGATCGCCGCGTCCCGGCTGGCCGCCCGCCCCACCTGGACCGTGTCCGTCTTCGCCGCGAAGCTCGCCGACGAACGGCGGCGGCTGGACGAACTGCAGGCGGGCGATCTGGCCGTCAAGGCGACGTTCGAGCTGGGGTACGGACAGCTCGAACCCGCCCAGGCACGGGCGTTCCGGCTCCTCGGCCTGGCCGACGGGCCCGACATGTCCCTCGCCGCCGCCGCTGCCGTGCTGGACCTGCCGCTGCACGACGCGGAGGACGTGCTGGAGTCGCTGGTCGACACCTCGCTCCTCGAATCCGCCGCGCCGGGCCGTTACCGCTACCACGACCTGGTCCGTCTCTACGCGCGTGTATGCGCCCAGCGGGACGAAGACTCCTCCAGCAACTGCGCCTCGGCGCTCTCCCGGCTGCTGGACTTCTATCTGGCGACGGCGGCGGAGGTCTACGCGATCGAGCGGCCGGGTGACCGGCTCATCGACCACCTGGCGCCGACCGCGTACCAGGGCCTGTCGTTCGACGACCGGCAGACGGCCCTCGACTGGCTCTACACCGAGGCGGACTGTCTGCTCGCCTGTGCCCATCACGCCTCGCGTGGCACGCAACTCCGCAAGGCCGTCGACCTGTTGTGGGCGGCGAAGGACCTCGCCGAGTCGGGCGCCAACTCGAAGCAGTACGAGTCGGCCGCCCTGTCCGCGCGGGCGACCGCGCACGCGACGGGCGACCGTCACGCGGAGGGCCGGGCCAGGACCACCCTGACCAACGTCCATCTGGTGGCGGGCCGTTACGCCGAGGCCGACGAGGAGGCCCGGCACATCGAGCCGCTGGCCCGCGCCGCGGGCGACCCGGCGCCGGTCTTCTGGGCCGAGAACGACCGCGGCATCATCGCCTTCAACCAGGGGCGGCTCGCCGACGCCGAGTCGTTCCTGCTGCGCGCCATCGAGAGTTCGCGCGCCGACAACAACCGTCCGGCCGAGGCGAGCGCCCTGTGCAACCTCTCCCGGATACACCTCTCCCAGGGCAGTACGGCCAAGGCCATCGAACTCGCCCAGCAGGGCATCGACATCTACGACCACCTCGGCCTCACCCTCCGGCTGGCGAACGCCCGTTACGCGCTCGGTGTCGCGCTCACCCAGGCGGGCAACCACCAAGAGGCCCTGACCCAGCTCAACGAGGCCCTGACGACGTTCGGCAAGAACCGGCAGCGGCTGTGGGAGGGCACGACCCACTTCCGCGTGGCCGAGGCGTACCTCACGGCCCGGCAGCCGGCCAAGGCGGCGCAGCACGCCGAACAGGCCCTCGCCATAGGGTGCATCGGCGGAGACCGGATCCGCGCGAGCGTGCTGACGGTGCTGGGCCGGGCGCTGGAGACCGTCGGCCAGAGCGACCGCGCGCGGGTCTGCTGGCGCGAGGCCCTGGCGCTGTACGAGGAGTGCGACGCCCCGGAGGCGTCGAACGTACGGAGTCTGCTCAGCCCGCTGTCGGCGGCGTAGGCGGCTCG is from Streptomyces sp. NBC_00370 and encodes:
- a CDS encoding CatB-related O-acetyltransferase, encoding MPVPADPTVLHPMPGQPRVVLLRPLITSPLIDVGEYSYYDDPDDATAFETRNVLYHYGPEKLVIGKFCALGTGVRFIMNGANHRMDGPSTFPFPTVGGSWSDHFDLLTGLPSRGDTVVGNDVWFGYGSTVLPGVRIGHGAIIGAGSVVTSDVPDYGIVGGNPARLIRTRYSAEDVARLLAVAWWDWSPEHITEHVRTIMSGSIAELESAAPGAS
- a CDS encoding protein kinase family protein produces the protein MPHLAHNAGDTHDAGDTRDARLAHQARLAHQSRLAAYGAVSTALALISDRALRELLEAAEPLGTGIGGKSALLEVAGSPVFVKRVPLTDLERQPENVHSTANLFDLQPFCQYNIAGPSFGTWRELAAHTMTTNWVLAGAYEGFPLMYHWRVLPDSAPLPDELADVEASVAYWGGGSAVRNQIEARRGSSASVALFLEYIPRNLHQWLGQQVEAGDAAVDAACAMVEAELEAGTAFMNDNGLLHMDVHFENILTDGSRLYFTDYGLATSPRFDLSPAEVDFIDEHPSYDRVYALSYLANWLVTGLKGLGGRERQELLGAYAQGKHPTGVPAAAASILTRYAPLAVVVTEFFRELRDESRQTPYPAEEIRRRSP
- a CDS encoding VOC family protein — encoded protein: MAVRRVVPNLPAESESETPEKNREFYGLLGFEEVMNHGWIMTLASPSTPAAQISFMTRDKTAPVNPDLSVEVDDVDAAYAVVLESGAEIIHPLQDEEWGVRRFFVRDPGGRVINVLGHR
- a CDS encoding DUF397 domain-containing protein, producing the protein MISASSLPDVVWLKSSYSSNNGGDCVEVAPNLPGVVPVRDSKRPAGPVLMLAPAAWADFVAYAGLQERR
- a CDS encoding helix-turn-helix domain-containing protein; this translates as MAYADDLDPSDSVLAFYATDLRRRREAAGMSQRALAKAALMAPSLLNKIEAAKRLPTKELSVLADELFGTGDHFRRLWPLVMKYAYPKWFRPFVELEEAASQIRSFQVQVVPGLLQTEDYARAVLSEGRINRDRVEELVTARLERQRILEREEPPELWMVLDENVLRRRIGSVDTMRGQLERLLTAAQTPSNVVQIVPFDVGGHAGVGGPFSALAMDEGPDVVYVDGFLQGQIFAEIEHVRAATRTYDLLTADALSTDRSIHMIANALKELRP
- a CDS encoding alpha/beta fold hydrolase → MSRNGKASAVIALCCTVAGAGLVGVGSVATAAADTVAVAGAQGRAHGGDVFTGTKKIKVDGKSVNVSCAGRPVRHQPVVVLLHGGGDSLETMAGIQQTLSEKNRVCSYDRLGAGASDQPDGPQSIKDSGKILTGVLDRVAGDAPVVLAGHSLGGLFAARYAPDHRDRVKGLVLMDATSPTQSADLINEVPASATGMAPELRDQTLAILKGDNPEKLVVPDGKVRSAGHIPVEVIKHGKQYLAAVPEYGQAMEDGWTKGQHKWLGVSSRSHLSVAKNSEHYIYVDQPELAVKAIQRVTAQVASHQA
- a CDS encoding AfsR/SARP family transcriptional regulator, producing MDRDIGPRVPEQWAPAVVDQEGELRFSVLGPVRAWRGGEVLPSGSPQQRALLAALLLRDGRTATSGELIDALWGDEPPSQALAAVRTYASRLRKILSAGVLVSESGGYAMRTSPEALDLNVAQELASDAEKARSAGDRSTARELISKSLGLWDGEPLASVPGPYAEAQRARLEEWRLQLTEALLDLDLELGSHAEAISQLTALTAAQPLRERLRELLMLALYRSGRQAEALAVYADTRRLLADELGVDPRPELSQLQQRILQADAELARPVEEPVPIQAVMRPAQLPATVPDFTGRAAFVRDLGRRLTAAEGSVMAVSALAGIGGVGKTTLAVHIAHEARPHFPDGQLYVDLMGAGARAAEPETVLGAFLRALGTPDTAIPDTLDERSALYRSTLDGRRILVLLDNARDAAQIRPLLPGTTGCAALVTSRVRMVDLAGAHLVDLDVMSPEEALQLFIRIVGEERVSSERKAALDVVAACGFLPLAIRIAASRLAARPTWTVSVFAAKLADERRRLDELQAGDLAVKATFELGYGQLEPAQARAFRLLGLADGPDMSLAAAAAVLDLPLHDAEDVLESLVDTSLLESAAPGRYRYHDLVRLYARVCAQRDEDSSSNCASALSRLLDFYLATAAEVYAIERPGDRLIDHLAPTAYQGLSFDDRQTALDWLYTEADCLLACAHHASRGTQLRKAVDLLWAAKDLAESGANSKQYESAALSARATAHATGDRHAEGRARTTLTNVHLVAGRYAEADEEARHIEPLARAAGDPAPVFWAENDRGIIAFNQGRLADAESFLLRAIESSRADNNRPAEASALCNLSRIHLSQGSTAKAIELAQQGIDIYDHLGLTLRLANARYALGVALTQAGNHQEALTQLNEALTTFGKNRQRLWEGTTHFRVAEAYLTARQPAKAAQHAEQALAIGCIGGDRIRASVLTVLGRALETVGQSDRARVCWREALALYEECDAPEASNVRSLLSPLSAA